ACCCGCTCCAGCCTCGACACACTTTCCACATGCGCGGTATGCGGAAACATGTCCACCGGCTGCACGGAGATGAGACGATAATCCTCGGCGCACAGGGTCTGCAGTTCGCGCGCCAGGGTGGCGGGATTACAGGACACATGTACAATGCGCTGCGGCCGGTAGCGCAGCACCGCCTCGACGGTTTTGGGGTGCATACCGCCGCGCGGCGGATCGAGAATAACCACATCCGGTTGACCGTAGCGTTCCAGCACCGCGTCCGCGTCTTTGAGCGCGTGCATGAGATCGGTGCAGACGAATTCACAGTTGGAAATGTTGTTGAGCTGCGCGTTGGTCACGGCATTGTCCACGGCCGCCTGCACGGACTCGAATCCGATGACCTGCCGGACATCGTCGCTGATGTAAAGGGCAATGGACCCGGCGCCGCAGTACAGATCAAACACCGTGTCGTCCGGTGTAAAATCAGCGGTCTCGCGAATAATGGCGTACAGCTGCCCGGCCTGCTTGCTGTTGGTCTGGAAAAACGAGTTGCTGGAGATCTGGAAGCTCAATCCGCCCAGGTTTTCCGTGATCACGGATTCACCTTTGAGCAGATGCTCGGTTGTGCAATAGGCCACACTCGATTTGCTGGCGGTGATGCCGTTAATCAGACTGGTGATTTGCGGCACGGCCTCGAGTTCGGTTTTCAAGGCGTCGGCAATCTCCGGTTCGTGACGCGATGTGATCACATTGACCATAATATCGTCGGTGTTGTGGCTGGTGCGGATCACGCAAAAGCGCCAGAATCCCGTGTGCGTGCGCGTCGAATACGCAGGGAGGCCGCTGTCCAGCGCCACGGTGCGCACCCGAGCCAAAATGTCGCTGGTGACAGCGGGACACAGATGACACTCGTTGATGGTCACCACCTTGTCGAAAAACCCGCGCGCGTGCATGCCCACGTACAGCGGTTCCTTTTTGATATCCGCGCCGGAATCAATTTCCTTCCGCGTCAGCCAGCGCTGATCCGAGAATGAGAATTCCATCTTGTTGCGGTAGCGGAATACATCCGGGGAGGGCAGCGTGTCATGACGCTCAAACTCGTGCAGACCGGCCACGCGCTCAATCAAATCAAACACCTGGCGGCCTTTTTCCCGGCACTGCACTTGATAATCCAGCTGCTGAAACGCGCAGCCGCCGCACACGCCGAAATGCTCGCACGGCGCTTGTACGGTGTGTTCGCTTTCTTTCAATACTTCCAGGAGTCGCGCTTCTGCATAGCTCTTGCGTCTTTTGACAATGCGGGCGCGCACGGTTTGTCCCGGTATGGCGTAGCGGATAAAGATGACAAAATCATCGGCACGCGCCAGTCCCTGTCCGCCGTAGGCCAGGGAGTCTATTTTGAGAGTGATCTCGTTTCCTTTTTTCAGTGTCATGGCATCTTTCAGGTTTTGTATCGGATCGGTTTACCGAATTTTATACGATTCAATGATCAAACATTATGATTTGCTACAAGTCCTGAATTTAATGATTATAACAGTCGAATCAAAATAATTACGAGTTTTAATCCTGTCAATCCCGTGTATCCTGTGATCCTGTCCAATAACCGACTGCAATGACCGCACAGGGGAAGAGGTGTTGTTTAGGCTTTGGGTAATTTACCCTTGATTTTCTCATATATAAATCTTATATTCCATATATGAAACCTGGAAAAACCTATGAATAAATATCTCATCCCCAATTTAAGCAACGCCTGTCAGGTAATCAAGGACCTGCTGCTGCACGGCGAGCAGGGACGCTCGTTTGTCAATCTGCAACAGGATCTGGATATCCCCAAGAGCACGTTGTTTCGTATACTAAAAACCCTGGAACACGAAAACATGGTGCAGAAACGCGAGGGACTGCTTTATCCGGGGCCGGTTTTGCAGGGCAGCGCCTCCGGCGGCGGCAATGAACGGCTGCGCAAACTGGCGGTGCCGGTGCTGCAGGAGCTGGCGGACCGCACCGGAGAAACGGCGCATCTGGCGGTATTGAAAGGATTTCAAGCTTTGATCCTCGAAGTCTGCGACGGACCCAATCCGGTGCACGTGGCCTCACGTCCCGGCACACTCGCGTCCCTGGTCAATTCGGCCACCGGCAAAGTGCTGCTCACCTTTCATTTCGGTGAGCATGTGCAGGATGTGCTGGATCATATTTCCTTTGAAGCGCGCACACCCCATTCGATCACCAGATCTGGACGGACTGCGGCGCGAGATCGATTTTGTCCAGCGGCTCGGCTATGCCGTGGATAACGAAGAATATCATCCCGGCGTCCGCTGTCTGGCGGTGCCGGTGTTTGATGTGCATGGCAATGTTATCGCCGCCCTTGGCATTACAGCTCCGGCTTTATCGTTTAAACCGGGCATGGAGCGGGAGATCTATGATGACGTGCGTCGTGCTGCAGACAGACTGCAGAGCAAGCTGAATGATTAAAGACAATAGACGGGATATATAGGATTTACCGGATGAATGAAAAGCAGAAATATTGTTTAATAACCAGAAACAAGGTCCGGTTTTAAGAACAACCGGCAGCATATAAACCAAATTTAAATAGTTTATAAAGTGAATTATAAAAAAGGTAAATAAAAAGGAGAGAAAACATGGAAACACGTTATATACCGGATCCGGTTCGATTCAAGAAAATGGATACCCGGGAGCTGCGGGACAACCTGATTGTACGCAATCTGTTCCTGCCCGGTCAGGTCAAGCTGGTTTATACCGATCTGGACCGCCGATTATCGGCGCGGCAACGCCCACGTCTTCGCCGTTAAAGCTGGCGGCGCCTGAAGAAATGCGCTCGGAATTTTTCTGCAAGCGCCGCGAGGTGGGGGTGTTGAATGTCGGTCATGCCGGACGTGTTGAGGTGGACGGCACGAGCTATGATCTGGATAACCTGGAATGCCTGTACATCGGCCGGGGTTCGAAAGATATCCAGTTCTCCAGTGCTGATCCGAAAAAACCGTCCGGTTTTTATCTGCTCAGCTATCCCGCGCACACCGATTACCCGGTGAAAAAGGCCGCTCAGGAGGATGCCGAAGTGGCCAATCTGGGCAGCAAAGAGGCCTGCAATGAACGCTCGTTGTTCAAATATATTCACCCGAATGGCATTCAGAGTTGTCAGTTGGTGATGGGCTATACGGTTGTGGCTCCGGGTTCGGTCTGGAACACCATGCCGCCGCATACCCATGAACGCCGCATGGAGGCGTATCTGTATTTCGGTCTGGAAGACGGCAAGGTCTTTCATTTTTGCGGGGCGCCGGATGAAACCCGGCATCTGGTGATATCCGATCGCCAGGTGGTGCTGTCGCCGAGTTGGTCCATTCATTCGGGCGCCGGTACCCGTCATTACGCCTTTTGCTGGGGCATGGGCGGCGAAAATCAGGATTTCAGTGATATGGATGCCCTGACGCTAAATGATCTCAAATAGTTAAACTCTGAACCGGCGCCATGATCATAACGCCGGTTCATTTTTACAAGATAAAAGGAAAACGATATGATAGTGGACCAATTCAAGCTTGACGGGAAAACAGCTTTGGTGACCGGCTGCAAGCGCGGACTCGGATACGGCATGGCCCAGGGTCTGGCCGAGGCCGGCGCTGATATCGTGGGCGTGAGCGCGACCCTGGACCCCGCAAGCAGTGAGATTCAGGAACAGGTGGAAAACACAGGCCGCCGGTTCAAAGGATATGCCTGTGATTTTTCCGAGCGCGAGGCGCTGTATGGGTTTATCGAACAGGTGAAAAAAGATATCGATCAGATCGATATTCTGGTGAATAACGCCGGTACGATTCTCCGCAATCCCGCCGCCGAACATTCAGATGAATACTGGGACAAGGTGATCGAGGTCAACCTGAACGCCCAGTTTATCCTCAGCCGGGAATTCGGCAGGCACATGGTTGAGCGCGGCTATGGTAAAATTATTTTTACCGCATCTCTGCTCAGTTATCAGGGCGGGATTACCGTGCCCGGTTATGCGGCCAGCAAACACGGCATTGCCGGACTGACCAGGGCCCTGGCCAATGAATGGGCCGGCAAAGGTGTGAATGTCAATGCCATCGCTCCGGGGTATATGGCCACGGACAATACCCAGGCCCTGCGCGACAATCCCGAGCGTTATAACGCCATAACGGCGCGCATCCGGCACGACGCTGGGGCGTCCCGGTGATATGGCCGGCGCCGCGGTATTTCTGGCGTCCGCGGCTTCGGACTATGTTCACGGTACCGTGCTCACAGTTGACGGCGGCTGGATGGGACGTTAAACCTCACTGCCCAATCGGAATTCTTTAAAAACGCAGATACACCGAATTTGACAGGGTATCTGCGTTTTTTCGTTCCAGTACGGAAACATTATTTAAATCGTCTTATTCGAATTATATCTGTGGGTGTCCCCTGGAAATTAATGTTGATTCCTCCGCCTAAAAATGTGCAAATTATAGGTTGAAATTAAAAATCCTTTAAAAGGAGATGATCCATGCTTGAATTGCAAAATGTCTCTTTGAAACGCGGAGACAGCACCATTATCAGAAAACATAGATCTTCGGGTGCATCCCAACGAAATACACAGTGTACTGGGCCGCAACGGCACCGGCAAGTCCACACTGGCTTATGTGATCATGGGACTGCCCGATTACAAACCGGATACCGGAAAAATCCTGTGGAAGGGAAAAGAAATCACCGGATTGTCCATCGCCGAACGCGCCAAGCTGGGTATTACCGTGGCCTGGCAGGAGCCGGCACGCTTTGGAAGGCATTTCGGTGCGTGATTATCTAAAGCTCGGCGTTTCAAACGGAAGCAAAGACAACCCCGAAACCTTGCTGGAACAGGTGGGCCTGGAATCGGAATTGTACCTGGACCGCTTTGTCGATGAAACCCTGAGCGGTGGCGAACGCAAACGCATTGAACTGGCCGCGGTCATGGCCATGACACCCAGACTGGCGATTTTAGATGAACCCGATTCCGGTATTGATGCTTTGTCCATTGATTATATCAAAACCGTCATCCAGACCCTGGTGCGCCGCGGCGCGACGGTGCTGCTGATTACGCATCACGATGACGTCGCGTCCATCGCCGACCGGACTTCGGCGCTGTGCAGCGGCCGTATTCTGCGCACCGGCGATCCGGAAAAAGTCACCCGTATTTTCCGCAATCACTGTCAACCCTGCACCCATGTCAACGATCCGCGCGAGGAGGTGATACAGAATGTTTGATTTTACCAGTGAATTTGAAGCCCTGGCCGAAGCCTACTCCGAAAGCGGCGGTGAAGTTCAGGATTTAAAAAACGATACCCACGGTCTCATACTGGTCAGCGGCAACGAAGTGCTTGGCACCAACGAGATCAAAGGGCTGCGTATGCAGTCCGAATCCATTCCGGATGGCATTCGCGCCAAAGTCACCGTAGAAAAAGACCATCATTTGCAGAATCCGGTGCACATGTGCTTTGGTGTGCTGCCGGAAAAAGGGGTGCAGAAAATCGAGGTCGAGTTTGACATCCAGGACAATGCCAGCGCCTCGTTTCTGGCGCACTGTACGTTTCCCAAAGCGGTCAAAGTTCAGCATATCATGCACGGTGTGGCGCGCATCGGCAAAAAGGCGCATATGCAGTATCACGAAACCCATTACCACGGCGCCGGCGGTGGGGTGGAGGTGCTGCCGGATATTAAAGTGTATGTGGACGAAGGCGGCCGCTATTCCACGACGTTTAAACTGGTCAAAGGCGCGGCCGGACGTGTGGATATCAAATATGATGCCTGGCTTAAAAAAGATGCAGTCGCGGAAATGTTTGCCAAAATTTACGGCAAAGGCTCGGATGATATCAAGATAAAAGAATCAATTTATCTGGACGGCGAAAACTCACGCGGACTGGCGGAGAGCCGTATTGTGGTTGCAGAAAAAGCCCGGGCTGAAGTGCTGGGCGAGATCGTCGGCACCGGCGAAAACTCGCGCGGACATGTGGACTGTACCGAGATTGTGCAGGGCAAAACCGCGATGGCTTCGGCTGTGCCGCGACTCAAGGTCGTGGACGAGACGTCGCATCTGACCCACGAAGCGGCGATCGGCAGTGTCGACAAAAAGCAAATCCAGACCCTGATGGCGCGCGGACTGGACGAACAGCAGGCCACAGATATGATCGTCGGCGGACTCTTGAGATAATATCGGTTCAGGGTTTGTCAGGATTCACGGGTTTTAGTTGGCTGCCTGACCGGAATAAGTTGTTGATCTTTTTCGTTTCATCTATCTTATGTAACTCGCAGTATTGAATACGGCAACAACGAGGTGGTTATGAAAAAATCAGTGATCATGTGCACATGCCGATATACATCACCGGAATTGAGCCGGATTGATTTCAATGAGGCTCAAGGACCGGCTGCACAAAGAATTTCCGGATGAAAAATTTTTACTGCATCCGGAATTGTGCGAAGAGACCGGTGAGAATATGGTCAATGAGGTCAAGGGTGACGACGTTTTCTATATCACCCCGGCCTGCGGCGTTGAGAAACAGAGGCAGGAAATCCCGTCCACCTTTGAACATGGCGGCGTGTATCTGACCAAAGACAACTGGAATCCGGTTTCGCTGATTGGACTGAGCACGGAGGCGGCCTTTCAAATCATCAAAGACGCCATGCTGGAAAAAGCTGATTCTGATGATTAGCAAATCCCGCCCTTGATTTATCATTTTTTGTTCCTTATCTTTTCATTATGCAAAACATACAACCGGTTACTCTAAATCCGGGTGCGCATGCGCAAAGCGCCCGGAAATTCCTAAAATTTTACAATATTGACGAGCGTAAACGCGGTTTTAAAAGTCTGCGTGATATTCTCACAGCATTTTCCCGACTTCCGTATGAGAATCTGAGCAAAATCGTCAAACTGGAGCGCGATTACACGGCCCCGAACCGCATCCGCCTGCCGGAAGAAGTGATGCAAGGTCACGCCCGTCACCGGCTGGGCGGCACGTGCTTTTCCCTGACTTTTTTTCTCCAGTCTATTCTGGTGTATCTGGATTTCACCTGCTATCCGGTGATCGCGCATATGAGCCGCATGCGCCATTCACACTGCGCTTTGATCATTGTGCGCGGAACCGAGCACTGGCTTGCCGATCCGGGGTATCTGTTGAATCAACCCATGCGTCTGGATAAAGATTGCAGCCGCATGTACCGCACCCGCACACCGGTGTAGAGTTGCGGTTCTGTCAGGATGACGAGTATTATGAGGTGCATACGTTCAATCAGAATCAAATGAAATTCCGCTACCGCTTTCAGAATGTGCCGCAAAGTTCGGAGGAGTTTCTGGATCACTGGCTTGGGTCGTTCTACTGGCCGGGCATGCGCGGTATGTGCCTGACCCGTGTCAATGACGAGGGCATGGTGTATGTGCACAATGATTACGTGCAGGTGCAGAACCTCAAAGGCAAACGCAAAGGACACGTCACGGATATCTATAAACTGGTAAAAGAGAATTTTCAGATCGCGCCCGACTGGGTTGAACGCGCTCAGCAAGCCATCCCGCGTATCATCCGACTGGGACAAGAATACGGGTATTATTCAGATTCGGAGAAGGATTAAAAGATGCAGCCGCAAAGCGTCACACCGGTGAAACTGATTTGCGGTGTTCTGTACAGTGATGCGTCATTGTGCGAGCAGGCGCGTTCGCGCCTGGAATCGCTTTATGGTCGCGTAGATTACAAGAGCAAAGAGGTTGATTTTAATGTCACCGATTATTACGATCCCGAAATGGGAACACCGATTGTGCGCCTGTTTTATTCGTTTCGGCAGCTGATCAGTCCCGGCGACCTCGCGCGTATCAAAATCGACTGCAACCGGATCGAAGATGACCTGGCGCAGGACGGTCAACGCAAGGTCAATCTGGACCCCGGCTACCTGGATTACGACAAGTTTGTGCTCGCCTCTGCAAAGTACAACGGCCACAAAGTATACCTGGATCAGGGGATTTACGCCGACGTCACTCTGTTTTATCAAAAAGGCCGGTTCGATCCATCGCCGTACTGCTTTCCCGATTTCAAAGACGGACGCTATGACGAGACCTTTCTACATATCCGCGCGCAGTACAAGGGGCAGCTGCGGAAATTGATGAGAAACGGGCGGGAAAAATCGGATTGATTTTTTCTGTTTTTGGGAAAATTCAGCTCTGCATACATGTGGATAATAATCAAAGCATTGTTTTGTATGACCGGTCTTTAAGAGGGGGAGGTCTCCCCCTCGCTGCCCCGTGAGATAGGTGTTTAATGTAATAGTCGGGTAAAAGCGGTCGGGGTATTGTATTTATTTTTTTAACGAGGTTGCATGATCTCACAGGGCGGGGCACCGCCTCACTAAACCGGCTTTGCAACAGCTGCCCTCTGCGGTCACACCGCAGATGATGTGATTTCCAATTCCCCTGTTCCCGCGCCCCGGTTTACCGGGCTGAACAACGCAGGCCGGCCGCTCGACTGCCTGTCTTCCGCTACCCCCTCTGTTTTCAGGACGTGCCGTGAGCCGCAGTCATGCGTTGGAATCTGTCCTTTGTCGTACTGCTCCCCGGCTGTGCGACAAATACAAAGGGCAGGGCTCGGCCTTTTGTCCCGCAGCTTTTGAGCCGTGCAGATCATGCAACGCGCAAAGCATAGACCCTTTCGGACCTGCCCATCCCCACCATTCTCGCTGCAAAATTTTATTTTGCAGCGCCATTGCCCGCGAAATTTTATTTTGCGTCTGCCCTGTGTGTTGCGGACCTGCCGATGTGCTCCAGGTACTGAATTCTAAAGAGGAAAAAACCATATTTTTGTTCAGTGGAAAGACAATTTTGCAGCAGGCCAAAACGATATAAACAGACGTTGCTTTTTTTATGATGGACATGAATTTAGCATGATCGAAAAACACTTGATAGTTATCAAAATAATGTTTAATTTTGTCAATAAATTGACAGAATTATATTAAATATTGTCAAAAATAAATAAAAAATGGATATTAATATGTATATACCTCGGAAGCAAATTGACAATATCCAGCGATTATTACAGCCGGGAAAAGTGCTGGTCATTTACGGGGCGCGGCGGGTGGGAAAGACGACTTTGCTCCGGAAATTTCTCGAAAACAGTCGATGGGATCAGAATAAATTGTTAATGGTCTATGGTGATGATATTGTTAGCCGGGAGTATCTGGAAAGCCAATCGATCCAAAAATTGCAGGATTTCGTAGGAAACCATTCGCTGTTGGTTATCGATGAGGCGCAGTATATAAAGAATGTTGGTTTGAATTTGAAGCTTTTGATTGATCATATCCCCGATCTTTGTATATTGGTGACCGGTTCTTCATCATTTGATCTGGCAAATGATATTGGTGAACCCTTGACCGGTAGAAAATATGTTCTTCGACTTTATCCTGTCGCACAGCTTGAATTGGCTCATAAGGAAAAAGTGCATGAGACTCGAGCCAATTTAGAGACCAGATTGATCTATGGTTCATACCCGGAAGTTGTTATGATGCGGGATAATAAACTGCGTGAGCAATACCTGCAGGAATTGGTAAGAGATTATCTGTTCAAAGATATTCTCGAACTGGTAGGCATTCGGCACTCTAACAAACTGCTTCGTCTGTTGCAGCTGTTGGCATTTCAGATCGGTAAAGAAGTATCGTTGAATGAACTCGGAACTCATTTGGGCATGAGTAAAAATACAGTTGATAAATATCTTGATTTGCTGGAAAAGGTATTTGTCATTTATCGTCGAACAGGTTTTAGCCGCAATCCGAGAAAAGAAATTACAAAGAACCATCGATTTTATTTTTATGACACCGGTGTTAGAAATGCATGTATTCAGAATTTCAATCCGATTCAATTGAGAAATGATAAAGGTATGCTTTGGGAAAATTACGTGCTGACAGAGCGTTTGAAACGTAACGACTATCTGAATCATCACGCCTCTTTTTATTTCTGGCGCACCTATGATCGCAACGAGATTGATCTTGTTGAAGAAGCGGGTGGAAAACTGAATGGCTATGAAATTAAATGGCAAAAAGGCAAGGGCAAGGCGCCGAAAAAGTGGCAAATGTTCTATCCGAATGCTGAATACTCGGTCGTTCATACGGAGAACTATATGAATTTTATTAGTTAATGTTTTATTTGAATGTAAAGAGGGGGAGGTTTCCCCCTCGCTGCCCCGTGAGATAGGTGTTTGATGTAATAGTCGGGTAAAAGCGGTCGGGGTATTTTATTTATTTTTTTCAACGAGGTTGCATGATCTCACAGGGCGGGGCACCACCTCGCTAAACCGGCTTTGCAACAGCTCCCCTCTGCGGTCACACAGCAGATGATGTGATTTCCAATTCCCCTGTTCCCGCGCCCCGGTTTACCGGGCTGAACAACGCAGCCTGGCCGCCTGTTTTCCGCTGCCCCCTCTGTTTTCAGGACGTGCCGTGAGCCGCGGTCATGCGTTGGAATCCGTCCTTTGTCGTACTGCTCCCCGGCTGTGCGACAAATACAAAGGGCAGGGCTCGGCCTTTTGTCCCGCAGCTTTGGAGCCGTGCAGATCATGCAACGCGCAAAGCATAGACCCTTTCGGACCTGCCGATACCCATCCTTCTCGTTGGAAAATTTCATTTTGGAACGGGATTGTATGCGAAACTATTGTTTCGCGTCTGTTGTACGTGCATTGGTCTGCCCATCCTTTGATGAATTCAAAACCCCCAATCCCTCTCAACATAAATAATCGACTCGTCCTCTGTAAAATAATTTCGCGCCGAACTGTACACCCAGTGCTCCGGCTGCTGCACATACCCCCGCTCGACTGGATTTCTGTGAATATATTCGATTTTCTGACGCATCATGTCCGGAGACTGCATATATTTCGGATGCATACCCTCCTGCCAGACCTGATACCGGCTTTCAGTTTTGTACGCCTTTTTGTAAAATTTTAGTTGATTCAAGAGCCAGGTCATCTGATCCAACTCGAGCTGTTTGATAATGGCTTTTGACGTAAACTTGCGGAACGACGCGACAACCGATCTCAAGTTTTCCGCTGCAGCAACGAGGTGCAGATGATTGTCCAGAATGACATAGGCATACAATTCCAGATTTTTATACTTCATGCAATAGTTCAGAGAATCAATGATAATTTCAAAATAGCGGCGTTTGGTAAACACCGGCAGCCATTCGACTATGGTGGATGTGAGAAAATAAATACCTTCATCCGTCAGGATTTTATAGCGATCCCGCATGGGTGTCCCCTTTTGTTTTCTGATTCTATTATTTTTTATTATTGCAAAAGAATCTACAAACAGTCTCTCCGCACAATCTCACACTTTTACTCGTTCCAAAATTTCATTTTGGAACGGGCCTGTCCGCGAACCTGTGTTTCGCGTTTGTCTTGTGCGCAGAGACTTTGTTAAAACTTGATAATTTTATGATATATTTGATTTTATAGAACCATCTCTATGTTTCTTGATGTGTTTATTTTTAAACACTGCTTCATTTCTCATTTCGAACATCTGCCAATTCGCTTTATAGCGTCCTATATTTTTTGTTGGCTTTAACACTTCAGCGAGTCGTGGACCATTTTCTTCAGCCAAAGCCCGCTTCGCAGTCCATGTTGAGCCACAGCTTTTACATAACACCTCAATTTCCTCAATAGATCGTTTTAGTGTGAATTTTATATTTTTGCTATCACATACTGGACAGCAAAATCCGTAAAATTTAGCCAGAGATTTAATGTTTTCGGCTGTCACTAGTTCCAGACGCCGTACATGGGCGCGGACAGGGTGATACCCGTTTCCCGATCGATTTTTGCGTTGATGAGCCCGTACCATAGTAAAATAACGATTTTTTATGTCCCCCCAGACCCGTTCATGTCCAATATCTGGTTCCAAGCCATGGTGAAAAGCGCATAAACAAACGAGATTGTTCGGTGTATGTTCTCCCCCTTGAGAGATGGGCTTCTTATGATGAACTTGAATACTTACACGAGAAGGACATCCAGTGACTTGACATCTATTTTCATCCCTATTAATAACAAACTGTTTTAAAGCGTCCCAAAAAGGAGGATAATCCGGCCAGTGTCTAAAAACGTATAGAACAGTCCGGTCTTGTTGTGAGAGTTCAGCTGATGGATCATGGAAATGACGCATGATTGGCTGTTGTGGCTCGGGATGCTCTGTATCCCATTCGGGAATTTCCATGGAAAAATCAAATTTTATTATGTCTGGTTTTGGATGTTTTATTTCCCACATCATCATTCTATTTGAATCCAAATCAGATATTTTTTTTGCTGATATAAAGCAAAAAACCGTTCCAGCAAGTCCAATTAAAGGAATTGACAAGCTTAATAATAAAAAAATTGCAGTTGCAATCCAGAATAGAGTGGGTACACCTGTATATGGAGAATTGGACTTGAATTCACACCGACCCTGAATCCATTCCAATTTTTTTCTTGACACATGTCTATTGATTTTTTCAATTAATAACTCCTGTTCTGCCCGCCATGTTTGATATCTTTGTTTGTAGCTTTTAAGTAGATATTCATACTTTTCAGGATAGGATATTCCAGATATTTTTTCAATACACGATTGACATAGATAAGCTCTGTTGTTTAATAAAATTCCCGGATTTTGGACATTTTGGCACATCACACAGTGCAAGTATGTTGATTCACTGCTATGATTATGATCAATATTGTTTTCATATATCAATTGTTCAATATTAACTCGTTCCATAAATGAACTGGGGATATATGAATGATGCCAAAATTCTTGGGTCATGTGGTTTGACTTTTAATAATACTTGGAAATACTTTTTTGTATACTGTTTGATTTTGGAATTCTGTTTTGTAATCCTTTAATTCTATGAATTTGCTTTATCACCGAGGGAATTTATATGCAACACGAAACAAAGTTTCGTCCCAATGGGTTCCCAAATGGAATTTGGGAACCAGGAAAAGCTCATGGATTACTTTTATTAAATCTATATGTTTCTAGTAGTCTCAAGCAGGTTCACCACTTAATACAACAATACAAGTATTTTTTGGAATTTTTGATTGTCTTAAAAATAAATTCCATTCACTTTCTGGTCGAATTCGACTCGTTTCATAGATAACATAAATAAAACGTTTCCATTCAGGAGATGTGTATCCACGCGTATCCGCAAGTACTTCATCTGCAATTCTGCTCACATTTTCACTACGAGATAAATATTTGTATTCAATCAACGTATTAATTGATTGTATGCCCGTATCCGGTTCAAAATTTTTGATTTGTTTTGTTAAAGTTGGCTTGTGTTTCAAGTCTGGAAAAACACATTTTAAAATTGATTCAATCCTTTGGTGTACGT
The candidate division KSB1 bacterium DNA segment above includes these coding regions:
- a CDS encoding arylamine N-acetyltransferase, which codes for MQNIQPVTLNPGAHAQSARKFLKFYNIDERKRGFKSLRDILTAFSRLPYENLSKIVKLERDYTAPNRIRLPEEVMQGHARHRLGGTCFSLTFFLQSILVYLDFTCYPVIAHMSRMRHSHCALIIVRGTEHWLADPGYLLNQPMRLDKDCSRMYRTRTPV
- a CDS encoding IclR family transcriptional regulator C-terminal domain-containing protein, yielding MDNEEYHPGVRCLAVPVFDVHGNVIAALGITAPALSFKPGMEREIYDDVRRAADRLQSKLND
- a CDS encoding DUF4416 family protein, whose protein sequence is MQPQSVTPVKLICGVLYSDASLCEQARSRLESLYGRVDYKSKEVDFNVTDYYDPEMGTPIVRLFYSFRQLISPGDLARIKIDCNRIEDDLAQDGQRKVNLDPGYLDYDKFVLASAKYNGHKVYLDQGIYADVTLFYQKGRFDPSPYCFPDFKDGRYDETFLHIRAQYKGQLRKLMRNGREKSD
- the rlmD gene encoding 23S rRNA (uracil(1939)-C(5))-methyltransferase RlmD → MTLKKGNEITLKIDSLAYGGQGLARADDFVIFIRYAIPGQTVRARIVKRRKSYAEARLLEVLKESEHTVQAPCEHFGVCGGCAFQQLDYQVQCREKGRQVFDLIERVAGLHEFERHDTLPSPDVFRYRNKMEFSFSDQRWLTRKEIDSGADIKKEPLYVGMHARGFFDKVVTINECHLCPAVTSDILARVRTVALDSGLPAYSTRTHTGFWRFCVIRTSHNTDDIMVNVITSRHEPEIADALKTELEAVPQITSLINGITASKSSVAYCTTEHLLKGESVITENLGGLSFQISSNSFFQTNSKQAGQLYAIIRETADFTPDDTVFDLYCGAGSIALYISDDVRQVIGFESVQAAVDNAVTNAQLNNISNCEFVCTDLMHALKDADAVLERYGQPDVVILDPPRGGMHPKTVEAVLRYRPQRIVHVSCNPATLARELQTLCAEDYRLISVQPVDMFPHTAHVESVSRLERVME
- a CDS encoding ATP-binding cassette domain-containing protein, coding for MHPNEIHSVLGRNGTGKSTLAYVIMGLPDYKPDTGKILWKGKEITGLSIAERAKLGITVAWQEPARFGRHFGA
- the kduI gene encoding 5-dehydro-4-deoxy-D-glucuronate isomerase, whose protein sequence is MGAATPTSSPLKLAAPEEMRSEFFCKRREVGVLNVGHAGRVEVDGTSYDLDNLECLYIGRGSKDIQFSSADPKKPSGFYLLSYPAHTDYPVKKAAQEDAEVANLGSKEACNERSLFKYIHPNGIQSCQLVMGYTVVAPGSVWNTMPPHTHERRMEAYLYFGLEDGKVFHFCGAPDETRHLVISDRQVVLSPSWSIHSGAGTRHYAFCWGMGGENQDFSDMDALTLNDLK
- a CDS encoding ATP-binding cassette domain-containing protein — protein: MEGISVRDYLKLGVSNGSKDNPETLLEQVGLESELYLDRFVDETLSGGERKRIELAAVMAMTPRLAILDEPDSGIDALSIDYIKTVIQTLVRRGATVLLITHHDDVASIADRTSALCSGRILRTGDPEKVTRIFRNHCQPCTHVNDPREEVIQNV
- a CDS encoding helix-turn-helix domain-containing protein; protein product: MNKYLIPNLSNACQVIKDLLLHGEQGRSFVNLQQDLDIPKSTLFRILKTLEHENMVQKREGLLYPGPVLQGSASGGGNERLRKLAVPVLQELADRTGETAHLAVLKGFQALILEVCDGPNPVHVASRPGTLASLVNSATGKVLLTFHFGEHVQDVLDHISFEARTPHSITRSGRTAARDRFCPAARLCRG
- a CDS encoding SufD family Fe-S cluster assembly protein, producing the protein MFDFTSEFEALAEAYSESGGEVQDLKNDTHGLILVSGNEVLGTNEIKGLRMQSESIPDGIRAKVTVEKDHHLQNPVHMCFGVLPEKGVQKIEVEFDIQDNASASFLAHCTFPKAVKVQHIMHGVARIGKKAHMQYHETHYHGAGGGVEVLPDIKVYVDEGGRYSTTFKLVKGAAGRVDIKYDAWLKKDAVAEMFAKIYGKGSDDIKIKESIYLDGENSRGLAESRIVVAEKARAEVLGEIVGTGENSRGHVDCTEIVQGKTAMASAVPRLKVVDETSHLTHEAAIGSVDKKQIQTLMARGLDEQQATDMIVGGLLR